The genomic interval CCAGCGCCGACGGCTTTATCGCCCCCACCAGCCGGCCCACCCTCAGCGAGGCGAGTTCCCCCCGCTCGAGCACCCACAGAAAGGCGAGCAGCACCGAACCCGCCGCCAGCACCCCAGCAACCTGCGCCACCGGTCATCCCTCCTCCGGGACCCCGCCCAGCATCCTCTGGATGATGAGCCAGCCCACCGCTATGGCCCCCAGCGACAGGAAAAACACGGCCCGGCCCGTCCAGGTCGCCAGCATGGGCCCGTAGTAGGCCGGGTTGACCAGGCGGACGAGGGCCACCGCCCCCACCGGAAAGAGCGAGACCACCGTGGCGGACATCCTGGTCTGGGCGGTGAGCGCGCGGAGCTGCTGCCGGAAAGCCTTGCGGTCGCGCACGGTCTCCACCAAACGGTCGTAGACGTCAGCCAGGTTCCCGCCCGCGCGGGCGAGCACGGCTGTGGACACCGCCCATATCAGCCACTCCCGCGAGTCCACGGTCTTCGAGGCATCCTCGATGGCCTCCGCGGGAGTGGCCCCCAGCCTCACCGCGCGGTCGATCTGGGCCACCACGTCCCGCACCGGAGCGGGCGCCGCCTCCGCCGCCCGGCCCACGGCCTGGGCCAGCGAGGCGCCGCCGCGCAGGGAGGCGGAAACCGACATGAGCACCGGCTCGAGCTGGTTCGAGAGCACCTGCGCCCGCTGCCTCTTGGCGCGGCCGAGGAGCACATAGGGCGCCGCCAGCGCGCCCAGAGAGAGCGCCAGCCCCACACTCGTGCCGCCGAGCAGGGACCCCAGCACGAACCCGGCGCAGCCCACCACCACCGCCACGGCCACAAAGTCGCGGGCTTTCAGATTGACCCCCGCCTTCCTGGCCTCCTGCTCCAGCCGGGAGAGGAACCCGCCCGAGCGCCGCCTCTTCTCGACCACGGCCTCGGCCTGCGTACCCGCGGAAAACGACGCGGCGGGCTTAACGATCTGACCCAGGTCGCGCCGCGGCCGGCGCACCGACAGCCCCGCGAGGAGCATGAGCACTGCGCCGAAGACCAGGGCAAACACCACGTTGTAGTAGACCTGCACCGCCTATTCCCCCTCTTCCCGGAACCAGTTTGCATTCAGCTCGGCCCCGTAGAAGCTGAGTTTGTCCGCAAACCCCGGCGTTACCCCCGTAGGCACCAGCCGGCCGGATATCTGCCCCTCCGCCTGGGATTCCACCTTGAAACGGAACAGGTCACGCACCTCCGGCTGGCCCGACCGGTCTACCCCGGCCACCTCCGAGATCTGGGTGACGCGCCGCGAGCCGTCGCGCAGCCGGGCCACGTGCACAACCAGGTCGAGCGCCGAGGCGATCTGCTCGCGCACGGCGCGGTGGGGCAGGTCCTCCCCGGCCATGAGGACCATCACCTCCAGCCGCCGGAGGGCGTCCGCGGGGCTGTTGGCGTGCGCGGTGCACAGGCTGCCCTCGTGCCCGGTGTTCATGGCCTGCAGCATGTCCAGCGCCTCGCCGCCGCGCACCTCGCCCACCACTATGCGGTCGGGCCGCATCCGGAGGGCGTTGCGCACGAGCTGCCGGATGGTCACCTCGCCCTTGCCCTCCACGTTTGCAGGCCTGGACTCCAGCCGCACCCAGTGGGGGTGATCGAGGTGCAGCTCGGCCGCGTCCTCGATGGTCAGCACGCGCTCACCTCCGGGTATGAAGCCCGAGAGCACGTTGAGCAGGGTGGTCTTGCCCGACCCCGCCCCGCCGGACACCAGGATGTTGGCCTTGCCCCGCACGCAGGCGCCGAGGAAGGCCAGCTCCCGCTCGCCCAAAGCCCCCAGCCGCAGCAGGTCCTGGGCCGACAGCCGCCGTCCGAACTTCCGCACGGTGAGGCAGGGGCCGTTGAGCGCGAGCGGGGGGATGATGGCGTTCACACGGCTGCCGTCCGGGAGCCGCGCGTCCACCATGGGCACCGCCTCGTCCACCCGCCGGCCGAGCGGCCCCACGATACGCTCGATCACGCCCAGGAGGTGTGCGTCGTCGCGGAACTTGAGCTCGGTGCGGTGCAGCCGTCCGCCCTTCTCCACCCACACCTCCCCGGGGCCGTTCACCATGATCTCGGTGACCTCGGGGTCCTCAACCAGCGGCTGGATGGGCCCGTAGCCGAAGATGTCCGAGAGGACGTCCTCGGCCAGCTTGACGCTGGCCACCCGGCCCAGGCGCGAGGCCTCTTCCCGCACCAGGCGCTCGACCGCCTTCTCCAGCCGGGTCCGCACCTCGGGCTTCTTCGCGTCGTGGAGCACCTCCGCGGGGACTTCGGCCATCAGCCGGGTACGCACCCTGACCACTACCTCGTCCACATAGCCCGGGTCCTCGGGCGGCACGGACAGACCTCCTTTGCCGCCCGGGACCGGGGCCAGCCCCAGCTTCCTGCGCATGTAGTCGTCCGCCACAGCGGGTCACCTCCGGCCGAAGAGGCGCCCGAGCCACCCGCGCCGCCCCGGCGCCTGCGCGGCTGGCGTCACCTGGCCGGCCAGCACGCGCACCTCGTGCGAAAACGGGCTCTCTGGCCGCGCCAGGACAGCGATCTCACCCTGGTTCTGCAGGGCACGCACAGCCGGGTCCTCGGGAATCCGCGCCGACACCGGGAAGGGCACCCACTCCGCGACCCGGCGCAGGGAGATGTCCGGCCGCCGGGCCACCATGTTGAGCACCACCGAGCACTTGCCGGGGTCCTCGGCCAGCTTCAGCACGAAGGGTTCCGCCTCGTTGAGCAGGCGCAGAGACACCGTGTCCACCGTGCTCACGAGCAGCACCCGGTCGGACATCTCCATCGCCACGGCCGCCAGGTCGGTGAGCTGGATGCCACAGTCTATCACCACCACGTCGAACCGGCGCCGGAGCCACTCCAGCACCAGCTTGGCCCCGTCGGCGTCGCCCAGCTCTTCGCCCATGAGCCGCCGGGGACCCGGCAGCGCGTACAGCCCGGAGGGGTGCCGCGCCACCTGCACGCCGTCGAGGGGCACGAAGCCGGAGACCAGCTCGGAAAGGGTCGCGCATCCCTCCTTGAGCTGCAGCGCAACCATGAGCTTGCCGCAGGGGTCGAACTCC from Bacillota bacterium carries:
- a CDS encoding AAA family ATPase, with product MAFKVVLVGGPAFVKEAGRTLRGDEIRVAGSFSDVDQACRVLGELEPDALIVDSQIPEGLEAAARLARACPGAVGLLAVPRMTVDAWRQARAYGMRGAVVAPPEYREVLDALGQAREEEARKVPAPVPVAPQEADMPPERGAMVVARQEVVCVWSPKGGVGKTTVAVNLAAACMGGPLRLRSCVVEFDPCGKLMVALQLKEGCATLSELVSGFVPLDGVQVARHPSGLYALPGPRRLMGEELGDADGAKLVLEWLRRRFDVVVIDCGIQLTDLAAVAMEMSDRVLLVSTVDTVSLRLLNEAEPFVLKLAEDPGKCSVVLNMVARRPDISLRRVAEWVPFPVSARIPEDPAVRALQNQGEIAVLARPESPFSHEVRVLAGQVTPAAQAPGRRGWLGRLFGRR
- a CDS encoding type II secretion system F family protein encodes the protein MQVYYNVVFALVFGAVLMLLAGLSVRRPRRDLGQIVKPAASFSAGTQAEAVVEKRRRSGGFLSRLEQEARKAGVNLKARDFVAVAVVVGCAGFVLGSLLGGTSVGLALSLGALAAPYVLLGRAKRQRAQVLSNQLEPVLMSVSASLRGGASLAQAVGRAAEAAPAPVRDVVAQIDRAVRLGATPAEAIEDASKTVDSREWLIWAVSTAVLARAGGNLADVYDRLVETVRDRKAFRQQLRALTAQTRMSATVVSLFPVGAVALVRLVNPAYYGPMLATWTGRAVFFLSLGAIAVGWLIIQRMLGGVPEEG
- a CDS encoding CpaF family protein codes for the protein MADDYMRRKLGLAPVPGGKGGLSVPPEDPGYVDEVVVRVRTRLMAEVPAEVLHDAKKPEVRTRLEKAVERLVREEASRLGRVASVKLAEDVLSDIFGYGPIQPLVEDPEVTEIMVNGPGEVWVEKGGRLHRTELKFRDDAHLLGVIERIVGPLGRRVDEAVPMVDARLPDGSRVNAIIPPLALNGPCLTVRKFGRRLSAQDLLRLGALGERELAFLGACVRGKANILVSGGAGSGKTTLLNVLSGFIPGGERVLTIEDAAELHLDHPHWVRLESRPANVEGKGEVTIRQLVRNALRMRPDRIVVGEVRGGEALDMLQAMNTGHEGSLCTAHANSPADALRRLEVMVLMAGEDLPHRAVREQIASALDLVVHVARLRDGSRRVTQISEVAGVDRSGQPEVRDLFRFKVESQAEGQISGRLVPTGVTPGFADKLSFYGAELNANWFREEGE